A window of Vibrio ishigakensis contains these coding sequences:
- the rsmG gene encoding 16S rRNA (guanine(527)-N(7))-methyltransferase RsmG, which produces MSLRQQLESLIAQTDLQVTDTQVEQLVGYVEMLNKWNKAYNLTSVRNPSDMLVKHIMDSIVVSSHLEGSRFIDVGTGPGLPGVPLAIMNPDCEFTLLDSLGKRIRFIKQVLHELKITNVQPVQSRVEEFQPEQGFDMVLSRAFASMNDMVSWCRHLPKPEQGVFLALKGQVSEQEVEELPSWCSVIQVKALTVPELEGERHLVILQDRE; this is translated from the coding sequence ATGAGTCTACGCCAACAACTTGAGAGTTTGATTGCGCAAACTGACCTACAGGTTACAGACACTCAGGTGGAACAACTGGTAGGCTATGTTGAGATGCTGAATAAGTGGAACAAGGCTTACAACCTCACTTCGGTTCGCAACCCGAGTGATATGTTGGTGAAACATATTATGGATAGCATAGTGGTTTCATCGCACCTAGAGGGTTCGCGTTTTATCGATGTGGGTACAGGCCCTGGCCTCCCAGGTGTTCCACTGGCTATCATGAATCCAGATTGTGAATTTACCTTGCTGGATAGCCTAGGTAAGCGTATTCGCTTCATCAAACAAGTGCTGCACGAGCTTAAGATCACTAACGTTCAGCCAGTGCAGAGCCGAGTTGAAGAATTCCAGCCAGAGCAGGGCTTCGATATGGTATTGAGCCGTGCCTTTGCATCCATGAATGACATGGTAAGCTGGTGTCGACACTTACCTAAGCCTGAGCAAGGTGTGTTTCTTGCCCTGAAAGGTCAGGTATCTGAACAGGAAGTGGAAGAGCTACCGAGTTGGTGTAGCGTGATCCAAGTCAAAGCTTTGACTGTCCCTGAGTTAGAAGGTGAGCGACATCTTGTAATCTTACAAGACCGAGAGTAG